Proteins found in one Corynebacterium sanguinis genomic segment:
- a CDS encoding class I SAM-dependent methyltransferase, which translates to MKPSRKDSPAFRDAAHRSAAALAFTQGAGLYDDIRPTYPASVGELLDSPATVADIGCGTGKLTETLLSPGRRVLACDPSDDMVRVFATRLPEVPVWRATAEATALADASVDALTCAQTWHWVDVRAASSEADRVIAPGGELLLCWNTLDVRHPWVLRLSRIMHSGDVQRDGFYPEVNPPWALAREHRETWLMPMSTDGLFQLMATRSYWLRASEATRAKMRANLTWYLYERLGFDPGQVLPLPYRTDAFIYRRQR; encoded by the coding sequence ATGAAGCCCAGCCGGAAAGATTCTCCCGCGTTTCGCGATGCAGCGCACAGATCCGCCGCTGCGCTCGCGTTTACGCAGGGTGCGGGGCTTTACGACGACATCCGGCCGACCTACCCGGCGAGCGTCGGCGAGCTCTTAGACTCCCCCGCCACCGTCGCCGACATCGGCTGCGGCACCGGCAAGCTCACCGAAACGCTGCTCAGCCCCGGCCGCCGCGTCCTCGCGTGCGACCCCTCCGACGACATGGTCCGGGTCTTTGCCACCCGCCTGCCGGAGGTGCCCGTGTGGCGCGCCACCGCCGAGGCCACAGCGCTTGCCGACGCCTCCGTCGACGCGCTGACCTGCGCCCAGACGTGGCACTGGGTCGACGTCCGCGCCGCGAGCAGCGAGGCCGACCGCGTGATCGCGCCCGGCGGAGAGCTGCTGTTGTGTTGGAACACCCTCGACGTGCGCCACCCGTGGGTGCTGCGCTTAAGCCGCATCATGCACTCCGGGGACGTGCAGCGCGACGGCTTCTACCCCGAGGTGAACCCGCCGTGGGCGCTGGCGCGCGAGCACCGCGAGACGTGGCTGATGCCGATGAGTACCGACGGGCTGTTCCAGCTCATGGCCACGCGCTCGTACTGGCTGCGCGCCAGCGAGGCCACCCGCGCGAAGATGCGGGCGAACCTGACCTGGTACCTCTACGAGCGCCTCGGGTTTGATCCCGGCCAGGTGCTGCCGCTGCCCTACCGCACGGACGCCTTCATCTACCGCCGGCAGCGCTAG
- the cmk gene encoding (d)CMP kinase, translating to MALSNMPSGGLIVAVDGPSGTGKSTTCRRLAKELDAKYIDTGAMYRVATLAVLRAGVDPADAEAVIDATRELPLSVSDDPDSTEVLLGGEDVSGIIRGPEVTRNVSAVSAIPQVRENLVALQRKLAADAHRAIVEGRDIGTVVLVDAPVKAFMTASAEVRAKRRYDQDIAAGREADFETVLADVQRRDELDSTRATSPLVPAEDATIIDTSEMDRDDVLAALIALVERSAL from the coding sequence ATGGCGCTTTCCAACATGCCCAGCGGCGGGCTGATCGTCGCCGTCGACGGCCCCTCCGGGACGGGCAAGTCCACGACATGCCGCCGCCTCGCGAAAGAACTTGACGCGAAGTACATCGACACCGGCGCGATGTACCGCGTGGCCACCCTCGCGGTGCTGCGCGCAGGCGTCGATCCCGCGGACGCCGAGGCGGTAATCGACGCCACCCGCGAGCTGCCCCTGTCCGTGTCGGACGACCCCGACTCCACCGAGGTTCTGCTCGGCGGCGAGGACGTCTCGGGCATTATCCGTGGCCCCGAGGTGACCCGCAACGTCTCCGCGGTCTCCGCCATCCCGCAGGTGCGCGAGAACCTCGTCGCGCTGCAGCGCAAGCTGGCGGCCGACGCGCACCGCGCGATCGTCGAAGGCCGCGACATCGGCACCGTCGTGCTGGTCGACGCCCCCGTCAAGGCGTTCATGACGGCCTCAGCGGAGGTCCGGGCCAAGCGCCGCTACGACCAGGACATCGCGGCCGGGCGCGAGGCGGACTTCGAGACCGTTCTCGCGGACGTGCAGCGCCGCGACGAGCTCGACTCCACGCGCGCCACCAGCCCGCTCGTCCCAGCCGAGGACGCGACCATTATCGACACCTCCGAGATGGACCGCGACGACGTGCTCGCAGCCCTGATCGCCCTGGTGGAAAGGAGCGCACTGTGA
- a CDS encoding diacylglycerol/lipid kinase family protein produces MDSQHRDKAVVVYNPAKVDERALRSLVTTHAPENMRIEWVETTPEDSGYAQATAAAQAGASVVLAAGGDGTVRLVASALASTGVALGIIPAGTGNLLARNLALSLDLEDSVKRAFYGTDDTIDICEARLHWDDNSNDVMRFVVMAGVGIDAQMVENTDEDLKKRIGQLAYVPGVLRSLGGGNSVKATFTFDGQRVAKKRLHTLIIGNCGDVYTNVPLLPHAVPDDGALDLVAIAPRSPWGWIRIGVGIGVNTLVRLWNRDPRNVDKQMNVPRPPNALTYAKGERVTVQFASPEVFEVDGDPVGRVRTVEIDIKPGALKVRV; encoded by the coding sequence GTGGACTCCCAGCACCGAGACAAGGCCGTCGTCGTGTACAACCCCGCCAAGGTGGATGAGCGCGCGCTGCGCTCCCTCGTTACCACCCACGCGCCGGAGAACATGCGCATCGAGTGGGTGGAAACGACCCCGGAAGACTCCGGCTACGCGCAGGCCACCGCCGCGGCGCAGGCGGGCGCCTCCGTCGTGCTCGCCGCCGGGGGAGACGGCACCGTGCGCCTCGTTGCCTCCGCCTTGGCGTCGACGGGAGTCGCACTCGGCATCATTCCCGCGGGCACGGGAAATCTGCTCGCCCGCAACCTAGCGCTCTCCCTCGACCTGGAGGATTCCGTCAAGCGCGCCTTCTACGGCACCGACGACACCATCGACATCTGCGAGGCTAGGCTGCACTGGGATGACAACTCCAACGACGTGATGCGCTTCGTCGTCATGGCGGGCGTGGGCATCGACGCGCAGATGGTGGAAAACACCGACGAGGACCTAAAGAAGCGGATCGGCCAGCTCGCCTACGTACCGGGGGTGCTCCGGTCTCTCGGGGGCGGCAATAGCGTGAAGGCCACCTTTACCTTCGACGGCCAGCGCGTGGCCAAGAAGCGGCTGCACACGCTGATCATCGGCAACTGCGGCGACGTCTACACCAACGTGCCCCTGTTGCCGCACGCCGTGCCTGACGACGGCGCCCTCGACCTCGTGGCGATCGCCCCGCGCAGCCCGTGGGGCTGGATCCGCATCGGCGTGGGGATCGGCGTGAACACGCTGGTAAGGCTGTGGAACCGGGATCCGCGCAACGTCGATAAGCAAATGAACGTGCCGCGCCCGCCGAACGCGCTGACCTACGCCAAGGGGGAGCGGGTGACGGTGCAGTTCGCCTCACCCGAAGTGTTCGAGGTCGACGGCGACCCCGTGGGCCGGGTGCGCACCGTGGAAATTGACATCAAGCCCGGCGCGCTGAAGGTGCGGGTATAA
- the der gene encoding ribosome biogenesis GTPase Der, with the protein MSEHDEFEIEFDETSFDESEFGEADFGEPEFDDSELSDEEWAALEEEFGVSGPEMVEEALPTVSIVGRPNVGKSTLVNRFIGRREAVVEDHPGVTRDRVSYISDWNGRRFWVQDTGGWDPDARGLHAAIAHQSEAAMETSDVIVMVVDSHTGITETDAVMARNLQRSDVPVILVANKFESESQWGDVAEFYSLGLGDPWPVSALHGRGGADVLDEILRLFPAKPRAADSITEGPRRVAIVGRPNVGKSSLLNKLSRSNRSVVDNVAGTTVDPVDELIQLDGALWKFIDTAGLRKKVKNAQGHEYYASLRTRGTIEAAEVCVVLIDASQEISEQDQRVISMVLEAGKAMVICFNKWDLMDEDRRYYFDREFDEMMGHLPWVTKLNISADTGRGLHRLEAAMTEALENWDKRISTGQLNNWLRETIAANPPPMKNNRLPRVLFTTMVSTRPPTIVLFTTGFLDAGYRRYLERKFRERFGYHGTPIRVAVRIRERRQKPR; encoded by the coding sequence GTGAGCGAGCACGACGAGTTTGAGATCGAGTTCGACGAGACTAGCTTCGACGAATCGGAATTCGGTGAGGCCGACTTCGGCGAGCCCGAGTTCGACGATTCCGAACTCAGCGACGAGGAATGGGCCGCGCTCGAGGAGGAGTTCGGTGTCAGCGGCCCCGAGATGGTGGAGGAGGCCCTGCCGACCGTCTCTATCGTCGGGCGTCCGAACGTGGGTAAGTCCACGCTGGTCAACCGGTTCATTGGGCGTCGCGAAGCTGTTGTCGAGGACCACCCGGGGGTGACCCGCGACCGGGTGAGCTACATCAGCGATTGGAACGGGCGCCGCTTCTGGGTCCAGGACACCGGCGGCTGGGATCCCGACGCGCGCGGCCTTCACGCCGCGATCGCGCACCAGTCGGAGGCCGCGATGGAGACCTCCGACGTGATCGTCATGGTCGTTGACTCCCACACGGGCATCACGGAGACCGACGCGGTGATGGCGCGCAACCTGCAGCGCTCGGACGTGCCGGTGATCCTGGTGGCCAACAAGTTCGAATCCGAGTCGCAGTGGGGCGACGTCGCGGAGTTCTACTCCCTCGGCCTGGGCGACCCGTGGCCGGTCTCGGCACTGCACGGCCGCGGCGGTGCGGACGTCCTGGACGAGATCCTGCGCCTGTTTCCGGCCAAGCCCCGCGCGGCGGACTCGATTACGGAGGGTCCGCGCCGCGTGGCCATCGTCGGGCGGCCCAACGTGGGCAAGTCAAGCCTGCTTAACAAACTGTCGCGCTCGAACCGTTCGGTGGTGGACAACGTCGCCGGCACCACCGTCGACCCGGTCGATGAGCTGATCCAGCTCGACGGGGCGCTGTGGAAGTTCATCGACACCGCCGGGCTGCGCAAGAAGGTGAAAAACGCCCAGGGCCACGAGTACTACGCGTCGCTGCGAACCCGCGGCACCATCGAGGCGGCGGAGGTGTGCGTCGTGCTGATCGACGCCTCCCAGGAGATCTCGGAGCAAGACCAGCGCGTTATCTCCATGGTGCTCGAGGCCGGTAAAGCCATGGTGATCTGCTTTAACAAGTGGGACCTGATGGACGAGGACCGGCGCTACTACTTCGACCGCGAGTTCGACGAGATGATGGGTCACCTGCCGTGGGTGACCAAGCTCAACATCTCCGCCGACACCGGGCGCGGCCTGCACCGGCTTGAGGCGGCCATGACCGAAGCGTTGGAGAACTGGGACAAGCGCATCTCCACCGGCCAGCTCAACAACTGGCTGCGCGAGACGATCGCCGCGAACCCGCCGCCGATGAAGAACAACCGCCTGCCGCGCGTGCTGTTTACAACGATGGTGTCCACGCGACCGCCGACAATCGTGCTGTTTACCACCGGGTTCCTCGACGCCGGCTACCGGCGTTACCTTGAGCGGAAATTCCGCGAGCGCTTCGGCTACCACGGCACGCCGATCCGCGTGGCGGTGCGGATCCGGGAGCGCCGCCAGAAGCCGCGCTAG
- a CDS encoding pseudouridine synthase, whose translation MTPPARRDGTPDREKNDPFYISYAKPAKKQNVTPHPLEDNWWDDPSEKKPATEGVRLQKVLAQAGVASRRHAEIMIAQGRVEVNGTRVTTQGIRVDPARDVIRVDGTRINVNEELEYFVFNKPRGVQSTMKDEMDRTSVGSYLSERTASGQRLFHVGRLDADTEGLLILTNDGELANRLMHPRYEIAKTYMATVLGEAKPTLVKTLREGIELDDGPAKADYVQIVDTHNGQSIIRVELHEGRKHIVRRMLKAAGHPVQRLVRTKVHTVQLGDMKPGSLRALNAAELTSLYKAVEM comes from the coding sequence ATGACTCCCCCCGCTCGCCGAGACGGCACACCGGATAGAGAGAAGAACGACCCGTTCTATATCTCCTATGCGAAGCCGGCGAAGAAACAGAACGTCACCCCCCACCCGCTCGAGGACAACTGGTGGGATGACCCGTCGGAAAAGAAACCAGCCACCGAGGGTGTGCGCCTACAGAAGGTGCTCGCCCAAGCGGGCGTCGCCTCGCGTCGCCACGCTGAGATCATGATCGCCCAGGGCCGCGTCGAGGTCAATGGCACCCGCGTGACCACTCAGGGGATACGCGTCGACCCCGCGCGCGACGTCATCCGCGTCGACGGCACCCGCATCAACGTCAACGAAGAACTTGAGTACTTCGTCTTCAATAAGCCCCGCGGCGTGCAGTCCACGATGAAGGACGAGATGGACCGCACCTCGGTGGGCAGCTACCTCTCGGAGCGAACGGCCTCGGGCCAGCGCCTGTTCCACGTCGGACGCCTCGACGCCGACACCGAGGGGCTGCTGATCTTGACTAACGACGGCGAGCTCGCCAACCGGCTCATGCACCCGCGCTACGAGATCGCGAAAACCTACATGGCCACCGTGCTCGGCGAGGCGAAGCCGACCCTGGTGAAGACGCTGCGCGAGGGCATCGAGCTTGACGACGGCCCCGCGAAGGCCGACTACGTCCAAATCGTCGACACCCACAACGGCCAGTCGATCATCCGCGTCGAGCTGCACGAGGGCCGCAAGCACATCGTGCGCCGCATGCTCAAGGCAGCCGGTCACCCGGTGCAGCGCCTCGTGCGCACCAAGGTGCACACGGTTCAGCTCGGCGACATGAAACCCGGCTCGCTGCGCGCGCTCAACGCGGCGGAGCTGACCTCTTTGTACAAGGCGGTGGAGATGTAA